The following proteins come from a genomic window of Chloroflexota bacterium:
- a CDS encoding transcriptional repressor, which yields MGQKVRNSKQRQAILNVLKGTKSHPTADWIYEQVRKEIPNISLGTVYRNLKLMKEEGGILNLEMGSLNRFDGNSQNHYHFMCEQCGRVFDIDEPIDAEIDERVAHKTSFLVRYHRLEFHGLCLDCQTNSVAKEV from the coding sequence GTGGGCCAGAAGGTTAGAAATTCAAAACAGAGGCAGGCGATATTGAATGTTCTGAAAGGAACAAAGTCGCACCCTACGGCTGATTGGATCTATGAGCAAGTAAGGAAGGAGATACCCAACATCAGCCTGGGGACGGTTTATCGAAACCTGAAGCTGATGAAGGAGGAGGGAGGGATCCTGAACCTGGAAATGGGCAGCCTGAACAGGTTCGATGGCAACAGCCAGAATCACTATCACTTCATGTGTGAGCAGTGTGGTAGGGTTTTCGATATAGATGAGCCTATTGATGCAGAAATCGACGAAAGGGTGGCACACAAAACGAGTTTCCTGGTGCGGTACCATCGGTTGGAATTCCATGGACTGTGCCTTGATTGCCAAACAAATAGTGTTGCTAAGGAGGTCTAA